The DNA segment TGACCGCCGTCGGCCGTGCCGCCGGCCGCCCCGACCTGACCGAGCTGGCGCTGGCCGGCGTCTCGGACGTGGTGGCCCGCAACGAGGCGGGCCCCGAGGGCTTCCTGGTCCCGCACTCCGACCCGCAGTACCACCCGGACCTCGTCCCGCGCCACAGTTACGGCTGGTGCCACGGGCCCACCGGTGACGCCCAGTTGTTCAGACTTCTGGCGGCGGTCCACCAGGACCCTGCATGGCCGGCACTGGCCGACCGGTGCTGGCACACGGTCACCCACTCCGGCCTCCCACAGCGGCTGCGCCCAGGGTTCTGGGACAACAACGGCCGGTGCTGCGGGACGGCGGGGGTCCTGGCGCTGGCCTGCGACCGGCAGGTCGAACACGGCGACGGACTGGACTTCGCGAACATCCTCGTCGCGGACCTCGCCGCCCGGGCGACCGAGGACGCGGACGGAGCGCGCTGGTCGAACGTCGAACACCGGGAAACCCCGAGCGAACTCGCACCACAGCCGGGCTGGGGCATGGGGAACGCGGGCATCGTCCGGGAACTGCTGCGCTACGGCCGGATCAGCGCGGGAGGGCGGAACGCGGGGTACGCGGTCGACTGGCCGGACCAGCCGGCGGCGGGGGCTGCCCGGAGTCCGGGGTTCGGGGTGTTGTGACGAGCGCTTGCCGAGGAGCTCAGTCGATTCGGCCGCTTCGCAGGGCGGCCACGAAACTGGCCCAGGCAGGTATGCCGAAGGCGAGCCGGGGGCCCAGGGGGTTCTTGCTGTCGCGCAGCGCGGTCACTCCGGGCGCCGCGGCGGCTTCGACGCACTCGGTCGTGCTGGCTCCGCTGTACGAGGACTTGAACCAGGCGTCGGACGGTATGTACGAGGTGCTGGTGGGACTCTGCATCACATCTCCTCAAGAACTCGCTCGATCATGGCGGATGACGCTGCCATGTCCAACGCTTGGGCCCGAAGGTAATCAAACGCAAGTCTGTACCGGTCCAGTTCGTCATCCTTCTCCATGAAGAGCGAGCCGAGATGGATATCGACGTAGACGACGTCCAGGCTCGGTTCCGCACCGCCGAGGATCACGAAACTGCCCATGGCCGCCGAGTGGGCGCCCTTGGAGAACGGCAGGACCTGGAGGGTGATGTCCCGGGACTCATTGGCGCGAAGCAGATGGCTGAGCTGTTCCTTCATCACCTCGCGCGAGCCGACGACGCGGCGGATCACTGACTCGTCGAGGATCGCCCAGAGATGCAGTGTCTTGTCCCGTGCAAGGATCTCCTGGCGCTTCATGCGGATGTCCACGAGCCGCCTGGTCTCTTCGGCCGGCAGCCGCATCTCCGAGGCGTGCTGCACGGCTTCTGTGTAATGACGGGTCTGAAGAAGACCTGGCACGTAGAGACAGTTGAAGTGGTCTTCGCGCAGCGCCTCGTCCTCAAGGGTGAGCAGAAGGTTCATGGTCTCCGGAATGGAATCGGAGAAGGTGTTCCACCACCCCTGCTTCCTGGCGTCTTTCGCGAGCGATACGAGGGCGTTGCGTTCGGCGTCGCTGGCTCCGTACTCACGGCAGAGAGCGTCCACGACGGGCCACTTCACTGGCCCTTCCTGAGTCTCGTACCGGCTGATGGTCGCCTTCGACACCGCGACCAGTCGCCCGGCCTCCTCCAGGGTCATTCCCCTGCGCGCACGCAACTTGCGCATCATGGAGCCCAGTTGGCGTCGTCTCGTAGTGGTCCGCACTGACATGGGAACAACCCTCCGCTACGTATCGGCCGACGGCCCGGCCTGCAACAGGCTATGGCGCCGCGACGTCCCCGGACCGCCGGATTCACTCGGACGATTCCCGTGAGAAGTTACATAGTGAGATTTCTAAGTGCCATAATCGCTGCCGTAGCGCTACGCAGCGCAGTCGTACGGATACGGCTCGGCGCAGGCTGACGTGGCGCGGGAGGGAGAGTGGCCATGTACGGCGACAACGTCACTGAACCCCGGCTCCGCTGCGTCCTGCCTTTCGAGGCGGTGCCGGCGGAACTTTGCGTACTGAGAAAAGCGGTGCGTGAGCAACTCGCTTGCTGGGGTGCCCTCGGTCTGTCGGATGCGATTCAGCTCGCGGTCACCGAACTGGCGACGAACGTCATCAAACACGTCGGCACCGGGGCGCCAACGACCCTCGTTATGGAGTTGGGCGGCGGCCGCATCCGCGTGGAGCTCCACGACACAAGCCATGTCGTACCCACGGTGGCGGAGCCAGATTGCGGTGCTGAGTGCGGTCGTGGCCTCCATCTCCTGGCCGGCCTGGCCGCAGCGTGGGGCATCATCCTGACCGCGGCGGGCAAAGCAGTGTGGTGCGAGATGGCGCTGGAGCCGTCACGCCATTGCGCTCGACTGCAGCGTGCCGCGGTGGTCCTGGCGGAGTACCGCCGCGCCGGCGGAAGCCCGCCAACCGCCGTGCCGGTCCGGGCGGTTTTAGAAGAGTCAGTCACCGGCGTCATTGCGGACCTGCTCCACTGGCTCGCCACTGAGGGCGGGGAGCCAGACGATGCTCTCGACCGGGCGCTCATGCGGTACGAAGCAGAGGTGGACGCGGCGGCTTGACATGGTTCCGCTATGACGAGGTGCGGTGCAGTGATGCGCGTACCAAGATCGCCGCGTCGTCCGGGCGGTCGGCCTCAAGGAAGGCGGCGACGATCGGCATGACGCTGTTGGGGGACCGCGCTGTGCCCGCGTTGGTGAGGACAGAATCGGCCGCAGGATGCAGACCCTCTGCCCGGATCGAGAGCACAGCGTTCAGGAGGGCCGAAGGGTCATACTGCACAGCGACGTGATCCAGGATCGGCCTGGCTCCCGCGCCGTCGGGCCTCTCCTGAAAGTGCCTCAGCAACTCCTCAATCCCCAGCCACGATGGCTTGGTGGCATGCTCGTGTTGCCGGTCCCCCTCCGAGCGGGGGACCGGCAACACTGTGTCGGCAGTGAGAGTGCCGATTTCCAGGGTGGCGTTCGCCCTGCTGGCAAGCAGGCGGGCGCGGTGATAGCGCAGCTGAACCTTCTGGTGAAGACCCAGAACGGCCGGCCTTGCTGACGGCTCTGGGGGATGGGCCGCCGCCGCAAGGCCTCCGGCTTGTGCCCCGGCGGAAGTTCCGCCCGCCCTCGCCCCCGCCTTCTCCTTGGCTTGGAGGGCAGAGATGCGTGAGCGGTTGCGCCGCAGTCGTCGGGCAGCCTCGGCCTTAGCCCACGTCTCAAACAGCTCGACACGGTTGAGCGCCCCCCGTCTGCTCCTGATGCCTTTGATCACAGCCCGCTCAGGCACCAGTTTCCAGAGGCTGTCCAGCGTTTCAGGGCTGGGGATCTTCGTGACCTGGAGATAGGCGGAGAGGGTGCTCTCGGCGTACCCGAGCTTCTCAGCGATGGCCTTCTGACTCTTGAGGTCTGTCTGCGCATGACGGCACGCGGTCTGTACGGCACGCGCCAATCGTCGCTCCTCTCGGCTGATACCTGCGGGAACTGACGTCTTGAACTGACCTCTCAGCGGCACGACCCCTCCTCTGAACCGCGAGGCGCGGCTTCGTCACCCATGATGAGCGCGCGTCAGGGGCAGCGTAAGCGACTGCTGTTCGCCCTTTGGGGAAAGATCTCTGAGCTCTAGCCTTCGAGCTTGTTGCCGAGGCAGCCTTTAACTACGCGGCGAGGTTCACCGGCACGTCCCTGACGTGCTGCGCCGTGTCCTCACTGCCCAAGTGGAAGGCGTTGTTGGCTATGGCACTGCCGTCATGGACGGACAAGAAGAACGGCTCGATGAAGCGCGGCGGGCTGTGGCTCATCACCGAGGTGGGTGAGGGCAACGTTTTCACCAAGACGCAGCTCAAGGAGGCGTTCCCCGACGTCGCGCAGATCGACCGGCGGGTGCGGGACCTCCGGGACTTCGGATGGCGCATCGACACGAACCGCGAGGATGTCAGCCTCGATGCCAACGAGCAGCGGTTCGTCACCCAGGGAGAACCGGTTTGGGAGCCCGGCAAGGGGCGGGCGAAGTCGAATACCCCGATCACCGCCGTGCAGCGGCGCGAAATCATGAGCAAGGACGGCCATCTCTGCCGCTCCTGTGGCATCACGCCCGGCCAGATGTATGCCGGCACGTACGAGGCGGCGCAGCTCGACATCGCACGCCGGAGTGTCCTGCAGGCGAACGGCGCCCAGAGCGTGCAGTTCGTGACGGAGTGCACCCGGTGCAGGGTCGGTGGACGCGAACTGGTAGCTGATACCCCTCGCCTTCTGTCGAAGGTGCGGAACCTGGGACCGCTTGAGCGCTCGATTCTTGCCAGCTGGATTGCGGCCGGCGAGCGTGAGTTCAGCCCGCTGGAGACTGTCTGGGCGGAGTACCAGTCGCTCGCGGCTGACTCACGTGAGCTCGTCCGGGACGCGGTGGGTGAAGGCGACTAGAACCACTCCGGGGGCGGCCGGCTCACGCCGCCCCCGGCCCTGCTTCGCCCATCCGGCACTGTGAGGAGAGATTGAGTGAACCTGAATTATGGTCGGCCACCCTTGGCCGCAGAGAACGAGGACCTGGTTGAAGCACGTCTGAGGGAGGCTGAGGCAGCCGGTGGAATCCGGGAGACACTGCGCGTGGAATGGCGGGGTGAACCGACGCAACTGCCCGTCATTGTCATGCCGGTCGCGTCCCTTTACTACAACCCCAACACGCACCGGATTCGAGCTCAGCGCACGCACGATCCGGAGCGGGACCGGGTGCTGGATGAGAAAGCCTTCGAAAGTGAAGGGCAGGAGTATCTGCACCATCTCCTGCGAGCTCTGCCAGCCGATCCGGACAAGCCTGATCCGAAGTTCCGTGACCTGATGGCCAGCCTTGAAGAATTCGGGCAGAATGATCCGGGGCTGATCACTCGCTCTGGGATCCTCGTTAACGCGAACACGCGGCGAGCGGCCCTCAAGGACCTCGGCAAAGCGGCTATGAGAGTGGCAGTGCTTCCCCCGTCCTGCACGTGGGATGACATCAGCAGT comes from the Streptomyces sp. NBC_01471 genome and includes:
- a CDS encoding lanthionine synthetase LanC family protein; protein product: MIAAGAQPMDVEALARGGLDWLVGSARDTGNGLAWAETATATPTATPTATPTDEEPNLSLYSGAAGIVLALLEGREHFGDDRYGDAALRGARTIAAAVGECDDSSLYVGLAGMAVALRAVDDLLGDPAAGAAADRAMDRVRARFDGTRWDDRWFDLLIGNAGIALAALATGHVELAVLAVEPYLRTTERTAGGVHWEVLSGAPARFHHLSHGTLGIAYALTAVGRAAGRPDLTELALAGVSDVVARNEAGPEGFLVPHSDPQYHPDLVPRHSYGWCHGPTGDAQLFRLLAAVHQDPAWPALADRCWHTVTHSGLPQRLRPGFWDNNGRCCGTAGVLALACDRQVEHGDGLDFANILVADLAARATEDADGARWSNVEHRETPSELAPQPGWGMGNAGIVRELLRYGRISAGGRNAGYAVDWPDQPAAGAARSPGFGVL
- a CDS encoding DUF397 domain-containing protein — protein: MQSPTSTSYIPSDAWFKSSYSGASTTECVEAAAAPGVTALRDSKNPLGPRLAFGIPAWASFVAALRSGRID
- a CDS encoding helix-turn-helix domain-containing protein, with product MSVRTTTRRRQLGSMMRKLRARRGMTLEEAGRLVAVSKATISRYETQEGPVKWPVVDALCREYGASDAERNALVSLAKDARKQGWWNTFSDSIPETMNLLLTLEDEALREDHFNCLYVPGLLQTRHYTEAVQHASEMRLPAEETRRLVDIRMKRQEILARDKTLHLWAILDESVIRRVVGSREVMKEQLSHLLRANESRDITLQVLPFSKGAHSAAMGSFVILGGAEPSLDVVYVDIHLGSLFMEKDDELDRYRLAFDYLRAQALDMAASSAMIERVLEEM
- a CDS encoding ATP-binding protein is translated as MYGDNVTEPRLRCVLPFEAVPAELCVLRKAVREQLACWGALGLSDAIQLAVTELATNVIKHVGTGAPTTLVMELGGGRIRVELHDTSHVVPTVAEPDCGAECGRGLHLLAGLAAAWGIILTAAGKAVWCEMALEPSRHCARLQRAAVVLAEYRRAGGSPPTAVPVRAVLEESVTGVIADLLHWLATEGGEPDDALDRALMRYEAEVDAAA
- a CDS encoding helix-turn-helix domain-containing protein; amino-acid sequence: MARAVQTACRHAQTDLKSQKAIAEKLGYAESTLSAYLQVTKIPSPETLDSLWKLVPERAVIKGIRSRRGALNRVELFETWAKAEAARRLRRNRSRISALQAKEKAGARAGGTSAGAQAGGLAAAAHPPEPSARPAVLGLHQKVQLRYHRARLLASRANATLEIGTLTADTVLPVPRSEGDRQHEHATKPSWLGIEELLRHFQERPDGAGARPILDHVAVQYDPSALLNAVLSIRAEGLHPAADSVLTNAGTARSPNSVMPIVAAFLEADRPDDAAILVRASLHRTSS